The Longimicrobium sp. genome includes a region encoding these proteins:
- a CDS encoding molybdenum cofactor guanylyltransferase: MTALPQSHRSLGAILAGGASRRFGSPKALAVVEGRPIVERVKDAVARVVPRVVLIANDPGLFEGLGLPARPDDVPGLGALAGIWKALEWAREVRRPGALCVACDMPFLSPGLLDLLLVRAAESRADAVVPESRGPRGVEPLCAWYSTECLAAVRAQAGVGNGTVAAVLQRVRTERVPLAEIERVGDPDVLFFNVNTSHDYWRAVLMAAEGADAPA; this comes from the coding sequence ATGACGGCGCTTCCGCAGTCCCACCGCTCGCTCGGCGCCATCCTCGCGGGCGGGGCCAGCCGGCGCTTCGGCTCGCCCAAGGCGCTGGCGGTGGTGGAGGGGCGGCCGATCGTCGAGCGGGTGAAGGACGCGGTGGCCCGGGTGGTCCCCCGCGTGGTGCTGATCGCCAACGACCCGGGCCTGTTCGAGGGGCTGGGGCTCCCGGCGCGGCCGGACGACGTGCCGGGGCTGGGCGCGCTCGCCGGCATCTGGAAGGCGCTGGAGTGGGCGCGCGAGGTGCGCCGCCCCGGCGCCCTCTGCGTCGCCTGCGACATGCCGTTCCTCTCCCCCGGCCTGCTGGACCTGCTGCTGGTGCGCGCCGCGGAGAGCCGCGCCGACGCGGTGGTGCCCGAGAGCCGCGGCCCGCGGGGCGTGGAGCCGCTCTGCGCCTGGTACTCCACCGAATGCCTGGCCGCCGTCCGCGCGCAGGCGGGCGTGGGCAACGGGACGGTGGCCGCCGTGCTGCAGCGGGTGCGGACGGAGCGCGTCCCCCTGGCCGAGATCGAGCGGGTCGGCGACCCCGACGTCCTCTTCTTCAACGTCAACACGTCCCACGACTACTGGCGCGCCGTGCTGATGGCGGCCGAGGGAGCCGATGCGCCCGCCTGA
- the mobB gene encoding molybdopterin-guanine dinucleotide biosynthesis protein B, with the protein MRPPDVPPILSVVGRKNSGKTTLVVALAAELKRRGRRVATLKHGHHAFETDEPGRDSWRHFHEGQAEATIMAGTGKVALVMRIDGEPDPGRLVAEFYAGRGYDLVLVEGYKYGPFPKLEVFRRAVHEHPLYDEADDESARRFLALVTDDRSLAADLPVIRIDPHHPHGRHVAEVADLVEGWFLGGASGAR; encoded by the coding sequence ATGCGCCCGCCTGACGTCCCCCCGATCCTCTCCGTCGTCGGCAGGAAGAACAGCGGGAAGACGACGCTGGTGGTGGCGCTCGCCGCCGAGCTGAAGCGCCGCGGCCGGCGCGTGGCCACGCTCAAGCACGGCCACCACGCCTTCGAGACCGACGAGCCGGGGCGCGACTCGTGGCGGCACTTCCACGAGGGCCAGGCCGAGGCCACCATCATGGCCGGGACAGGGAAGGTGGCGCTGGTGATGAGGATCGACGGCGAGCCCGACCCCGGGCGGCTGGTCGCCGAGTTCTACGCGGGGCGCGGCTACGACCTGGTGCTGGTCGAAGGCTACAAGTACGGTCCGTTCCCCAAGCTCGAGGTCTTCCGCCGCGCCGTGCACGAGCACCCGCTGTACGACGAGGCGGACGACGAGTCGGCCCGGCGCTTCCTGGCCCTGGTGACGGACGACCGGTCGCTCGCGGCCGACCTGCCGGTCATCCGCATCGACCCGCATCACCCCCACGGCCGGCACGTGGCCGAGGTGGCCGACCTGGTCGAGGGCTGGTTCCTGGGCGGGGCGTCCGGTGCGCGCTGA
- the glp gene encoding gephyrin-like molybdotransferase Glp, whose amino-acid sequence MRAERPADWLAAGEALRRIVGAVEPLGREERPLPGCLGRVLAEDVAAPVDLPPWDNSAMDGFAVRAADVRGATREAPAVLRVVDDVPAGRFAVRPVGPGEAIRVMTGAPVPAGADGVVRVEHTDGGTGIGTAEGRVAVFSGADAGKNVRPRGEDVRAGDVVLRAGKTLRAPELAVAAALGRAGLSVVRRPVVAVLASGDELVEVERYVEVLAGRKIVSSNSYALAAQLAEAGMEARVLGIARDTPESLRAHLERARGCDALVTTAGISVGEHDHVRGVMEELRTEVAFWRVRVRPGSALAFGRVGALDGIPWFGLPGNPVSTMVTFELFVRPALLRMAGHARPYLPAVDVVMRDGYAARGELMHFPRVRLEREGDGTLSARLTGAQGSGVATSMAAADALAVVPAGAEVRPGGTVRCVVLGGAPLVEEPYF is encoded by the coding sequence GTGCGCGCTGAGCGGCCGGCGGACTGGCTGGCGGCGGGCGAGGCGCTCCGGCGCATCGTGGGCGCCGTGGAGCCGCTGGGCCGCGAGGAGCGGCCGCTCCCGGGCTGCCTGGGGCGCGTGCTGGCGGAGGACGTGGCCGCGCCGGTGGACCTGCCGCCGTGGGACAACAGCGCCATGGACGGCTTCGCGGTACGCGCAGCCGACGTGCGGGGCGCCACGCGCGAGGCTCCCGCCGTGCTGCGCGTGGTGGACGACGTCCCCGCCGGCCGCTTCGCCGTGCGCCCCGTCGGCCCCGGCGAGGCGATCCGCGTGATGACGGGCGCGCCGGTCCCCGCCGGCGCGGACGGCGTGGTGCGCGTGGAGCACACCGACGGAGGGACGGGGATCGGCACGGCGGAGGGGCGCGTGGCCGTCTTCTCCGGCGCGGACGCGGGGAAGAACGTGCGGCCGCGGGGAGAGGACGTGCGCGCCGGCGACGTGGTGCTCCGCGCGGGGAAGACGCTCCGCGCGCCGGAGCTGGCGGTGGCGGCGGCGCTAGGGCGCGCGGGGCTCAGCGTGGTGCGCCGCCCCGTGGTGGCGGTGCTCGCCTCGGGCGACGAGCTGGTGGAGGTGGAGCGCTACGTGGAGGTGCTGGCCGGGCGGAAGATTGTTTCCAGCAACAGCTACGCGCTGGCCGCCCAGCTCGCCGAGGCGGGGATGGAGGCGCGCGTGCTGGGGATCGCGCGCGACACGCCCGAGAGCCTGCGCGCGCACCTGGAGCGCGCCCGCGGCTGCGACGCGCTGGTCACCACGGCGGGGATCAGCGTGGGCGAGCACGACCACGTGCGCGGGGTGATGGAGGAGCTGCGGACGGAGGTGGCGTTCTGGCGCGTGCGCGTCCGCCCCGGCTCGGCGCTGGCGTTCGGGCGGGTGGGCGCGCTGGACGGGATCCCCTGGTTCGGGCTGCCGGGGAACCCGGTGTCGACGATGGTGACCTTCGAGCTGTTCGTCCGCCCCGCCCTGCTGCGCATGGCCGGCCACGCGCGCCCCTACCTCCCCGCGGTCGATGTGGTGATGCGCGACGGCTACGCCGCGAGGGGCGAGCTGATGCACTTCCCCCGCGTGCGGCTGGAGCGGGAGGGGGACGGCACCCTCTCCGCGCGGCTCACCGGCGCGCAGGGCTCCGGCGTGGCCACGTCGATGGCCGCCGCGGACGCGCTCGCCGTCGTCCCCGCCGGCGCGGAGGTGCGGCCGGGCGGCACGGTGAGATGCGTCGTGCTCGGCGGGGCGCCGCTGGTGGAGGAGCCGTACTTCTGA
- a CDS encoding PDDEXK nuclease domain-containing protein, giving the protein MAGYGELLDDLRSRIRAAQVRAALAVNRELVLLYWQIGREILVRQDHAGWGAKVVDRLAADLRREFPDVRGLSRTNLLYMRAFAEAYPDEEIVQQLVGQIPWGHNTVLLNKLKKPEERLWYARAAVRHGWSRNVLVHQIESGLHRRQGRAITNFDSTLPAAQSDLAAELLKDPYHFDFLALAPAVAERGIERALLAHVRDFLLELGVGFALVGSQYPLEVGGQHYQLDLLFYHIRLRCFVVVELKVGAFKPEHAGKVNFYLSAVDDQLRQEGDRPSIGLILCKERNRVVAEYALRGTSKPIGVAEYRLIEDLPKRLQGSLPTPEQLEKELSGMGKPSREGPDASAGLPEGA; this is encoded by the coding sequence ATGGCGGGATACGGAGAGCTGCTCGACGACCTCAGGTCCCGCATCCGTGCGGCGCAGGTGCGCGCCGCGCTCGCGGTCAACCGGGAGCTCGTGCTCCTGTACTGGCAGATCGGGCGCGAGATCCTGGTGCGGCAGGACCATGCGGGCTGGGGCGCGAAGGTGGTGGACCGGCTCGCCGCCGACCTGCGGCGCGAGTTCCCCGACGTCCGCGGCCTCTCGCGCACGAACCTGCTGTACATGCGCGCCTTCGCCGAGGCGTACCCCGACGAGGAAATTGTCCAACAGCTTGTTGGACAAATTCCGTGGGGGCACAACACGGTGCTGCTCAACAAGTTGAAGAAGCCCGAGGAGCGCCTGTGGTACGCCCGCGCGGCCGTCCGGCACGGCTGGAGCCGGAACGTGCTGGTCCATCAGATCGAGAGCGGGCTGCATCGCCGGCAGGGACGGGCGATCACGAACTTCGACAGCACGCTCCCCGCCGCGCAGTCCGACCTGGCCGCGGAGCTGCTCAAGGACCCCTACCACTTCGATTTCCTCGCGCTGGCCCCCGCGGTCGCCGAGCGGGGGATCGAACGCGCGCTCCTCGCCCACGTCCGCGACTTCCTCCTCGAGCTGGGCGTCGGCTTCGCGCTCGTCGGCAGCCAGTATCCCCTGGAAGTGGGCGGGCAGCACTACCAGCTCGACCTGCTGTTCTACCACATCCGGCTGCGCTGCTTCGTGGTGGTGGAGCTGAAGGTCGGCGCCTTCAAGCCGGAGCACGCTGGCAAGGTGAACTTCTACCTTTCCGCCGTGGACGACCAGCTTCGCCAGGAGGGCGACCGGCCCAGCATCGGCCTGATCCTCTGCAAGGAGCGCAACCGGGTGGTGGCGGAGTACGCCCTGCGCGGCACGAGCAAGCCGATCGGCGTGGCCGAGTACCGGCTGATCGAGGACCTGCCGAAGCGCCTGCAGGGCAGTCTCCCCACTCCGGAACAGCTGGAGAAGGAGCTGAGCGGCATGGGGAAGCCGAGCCGCGAGGGCCCGGACGCGAGTGCGGGCCTGCCGGAAGGTGCCTGA